One part of the uncultured Bacteroides sp. genome encodes these proteins:
- a CDS encoding glycoside hydrolase family 97 protein: protein MRFNFILKEVLFLIAFIFIVSVKSFASVSPNGKISVDCVTSSGNTSFNVSYKSKTGQVHVVTLSSVGILTQDGGGKNLKLKSVSKDKKIEENYIMQVGKRKKCFNSGTECTYYFVDDLNRDVNITFRIFNDGITFRYELSKLQHTMISDEETTYKMAPEIKRWTQKYDTPYEGFFPLNTGGTDSSREVNWGYPALFQINNLVWALFSESGITRNHCASSLTNKDNSSCYKVQLAQNNVEASGSWTSPWRVVMIGSLSDVVESTLINDVSEPCKLKDTSWIKPGVVSWIYWAYNHGSKDYQIVKQYVDMAQQLNLPYVLIDWEWDVMGNGGNLNDAIKYASSHGVKPLLWYNSSTAWVDKGAGPLYRLNTPENREKEYTWLEKSGAKGVKIDFFSGDSLSTMNYCIDLLEDAAKHKLLVNFHGATVPRGWQRTYPNLLSTEAVYGAEWYNNGPTLTDKAAAHNTTLPFTRNVIGSMDYTPCTFTDSQHPHITTNAHELALTVVFESGLQHLADRPSAYLSQPNEVKNFFRNLPVAWDNTKLLSGYPEDHVVMARQKGDTWYIGGVNGTNEQRNLPMNLSFLKNKNYIITLFRDGQKERSFEITKGKLSKKQMSISCLPRGGFVAVITSK from the coding sequence ATGAGGTTCAATTTTATTTTAAAAGAGGTTTTATTTTTAATAGCTTTTATTTTTATTGTTTCAGTTAAATCATTTGCTTCAGTATCTCCGAATGGAAAAATATCGGTAGACTGTGTAACTAGTTCTGGAAATACTTCTTTTAATGTGTCATATAAAAGTAAAACGGGACAAGTTCATGTTGTTACACTTTCGTCTGTTGGAATTTTAACTCAAGATGGAGGAGGTAAGAATCTGAAATTGAAATCAGTTTCAAAAGATAAAAAGATAGAAGAAAACTATATAATGCAAGTAGGCAAAAGAAAAAAATGCTTTAATTCTGGAACCGAATGCACTTACTATTTTGTTGATGATCTGAATAGAGATGTAAATATAACCTTTCGTATATTTAATGATGGTATAACTTTCAGATATGAATTGTCAAAACTACAACATACAATGATTTCAGATGAAGAAACTACCTATAAAATGGCACCTGAAATAAAACGTTGGACACAAAAATATGATACACCTTATGAAGGTTTTTTCCCATTAAATACAGGTGGTACAGACTCATCTCGTGAAGTGAATTGGGGATATCCTGCTCTTTTTCAGATAAATAATTTGGTTTGGGCACTATTCTCTGAAAGCGGCATTACCAGGAATCATTGTGCATCAAGTCTCACTAATAAAGATAATTCTTCTTGTTATAAAGTTCAATTGGCTCAAAATAATGTTGAGGCATCAGGCTCTTGGACTTCACCATGGAGAGTTGTTATGATTGGATCTTTATCAGATGTGGTCGAATCTACTCTGATAAACGATGTGAGCGAACCATGTAAATTGAAAGATACTTCCTGGATTAAACCTGGAGTAGTTTCCTGGATTTATTGGGCTTATAATCATGGATCAAAAGATTATCAGATAGTGAAGCAATATGTGGATATGGCTCAGCAATTGAATCTGCCATATGTACTTATAGACTGGGAATGGGATGTTATGGGAAATGGAGGTAACTTAAATGATGCGATAAAATATGCTTCATCTCATGGAGTAAAACCTCTGTTATGGTATAATTCATCGACTGCATGGGTTGATAAGGGCGCAGGTCCTTTATATCGTTTAAATACCCCCGAGAATCGCGAAAAAGAATATACCTGGTTGGAAAAATCTGGCGCTAAAGGAGTGAAAATAGATTTCTTTTCAGGAGATAGCTTATCAACAATGAATTATTGTATTGATTTGTTGGAAGATGCAGCTAAGCATAAATTATTGGTGAATTTTCACGGAGCAACTGTGCCTCGCGGTTGGCAGCGGACATATCCTAATTTGTTATCTACTGAAGCAGTGTATGGTGCAGAATGGTATAACAATGGTCCTACTCTTACTGATAAAGCTGCAGCCCATAATACAACTTTACCTTTTACTCGCAATGTAATAGGTTCGATGGACTATACACCATGTACTTTTACTGATTCTCAACATCCTCATATAACAACTAATGCTCATGAACTGGCTTTAACTGTTGTGTTTGAATCCGGACTTCAACATTTGGCAGATCGTCCGTCAGCTTATTTATCTCAGCCTAATGAAGTTAAAAACTTTTTCAGAAATCTTCCTGTAGCATGGGATAATACTAAATTATTATCTGGCTATCCGGAAGACCATGTTGTAATGGCTCGCCAAAAAGGTGATACATGGTATATTGGAGGGGTAAATGGTACGAATGAACAACGTAACTTGCCAATGAATTTGTCATTCCTGAAAAATAAAAACTATATTATAACTTTATTTAGAGATGGCCAGAAGGAAAGATCATTTGAAATAACTAAGGGGAAACTTTCAAAGAAGCAGATGTCTATTTCATGTTTACCTCGTGGTGGATTTGTTGCAGTAATAACTAGTAAATAG
- a CDS encoding heparan-alpha-glucosaminide N-acetyltransferase domain-containing protein, giving the protein MENTQNNIPQKQRLLSLDVLRGLTVAGMILVNNGGGKVSYEPLRHSAWNGLSLADLVFPFFLFMVGMSTYISLRKFQFKWSNPLALKILKRTCLILLIGWAIYWFEGCCKGDFLPFDNIRIPGVLQRIALCYGIVSLLAVTVSHKWLPWLAGLLLVGYAFLLLVANGYVCDETNILCIVDRGVFGTAHLYHKSPIDPEGLLGVIPSIAHTILGFWGGKILMEHADLKSKMLHLFIFGFVLMSIGLLFTYGLPMNKRIWSPTLVLFTCGLATCLLAWFIYVIDDKGNKGWTPFFVSFGVNPLFIYVISELMNIVFADFGISKALFGGIHAVVPDDYVASLVYAIVFVLLNWAIGYPLYKKKIYIKI; this is encoded by the coding sequence ATGGAAAATACACAAAACAATATACCTCAAAAACAACGTTTGCTTTCGCTCGATGTGTTGCGCGGACTAACAGTTGCAGGCATGATTCTGGTAAATAACGGAGGAGGTAAGGTTTCATACGAACCTTTGCGTCACTCAGCTTGGAATGGTTTGTCACTGGCCGACCTGGTGTTTCCTTTCTTTCTGTTTATGGTAGGAATGTCTACTTATATATCATTGCGAAAGTTTCAGTTTAAGTGGTCAAATCCATTAGCCCTGAAAATATTGAAACGTACTTGTCTTATCTTGTTAATAGGATGGGCTATCTATTGGTTTGAAGGCTGTTGCAAAGGAGATTTCCTGCCTTTTGATAATATCCGAATTCCAGGAGTTTTGCAGCGCATTGCATTGTGCTATGGTATAGTTTCGCTACTAGCTGTAACGGTTAGCCACAAATGGCTTCCGTGGTTGGCAGGTTTACTATTGGTGGGATATGCTTTTTTGTTGCTGGTAGCTAATGGCTATGTGTGCGATGAAACAAATATTCTGTGTATTGTAGATCGTGGAGTATTTGGAACAGCACATCTGTATCACAAGAGCCCTATTGATCCGGAAGGATTGCTTGGTGTTATTCCGTCCATTGCACACACTATTCTTGGTTTCTGGGGAGGTAAAATCCTGATGGAACATGCTGATCTGAAAAGTAAAATGCTTCACTTGTTCATCTTTGGCTTTGTATTGATGAGCATAGGTCTGCTTTTTACGTATGGACTGCCAATGAACAAACGTATATGGTCGCCTACACTGGTTCTTTTTACTTGCGGACTAGCTACTTGTCTGCTGGCATGGTTCATTTATGTTATTGATGACAAAGGCAATAAAGGATGGACTCCTTTCTTTGTTTCTTTTGGGGTAAATCCACTCTTTATATATGTTATCAGTGAACTGATGAATATTGTTTTTGCAGATTTCGGAATCAGTAAAGCTTTGTTTGGTGGCATTCATGCTGTGGTGCCCGATGATTATGTAGCTTCTCTTGTTTATGCAATTGTTTTTGTATTACTAAACTGGGCTATAGGTTATCCGCTTTATAAAAAGAAGATATATATTAAAATATAA
- a CDS encoding alpha-N-acetylglucosaminidase: MKKLLSIFMMCWLTCQLFANPITGMLERIDKGASKKFAIELKSIGDKDYFELDQKGNQVVVRANNYVSAASGINWYLKYYAGVHLSWNGMAAKLPAVLPKVTKKERHETSLKLRYDFNYCTFSYSMAFWDWKRWEQEIDWMALHGINLPLAVVGEECVWFNMLKKLGYSKEEINKFISGPAFMAWWEMNNLEGWGGPNPDSWYVQQTALQKKIVKRMREYGIEPVFPGYSGMVPHDAKEKLGLNVTEPELWNGYLRPAFLQPTDSRFKEIAALYYKEQEALFGKANYYSMDPFHEAKGIEKVDLDAAGKAVMDAMKKVNPKAVWVVQGWTENPREDMIKNMKNGDLLILDLFSECRPMWGMKPSLWYREGGYKQHDWLFCMLENFGGNVGLHGRFDQLLNNFYETRNNPLAQHLKGIGLTMEGIENNPMMFELMTELPWRSEKVTKTGWIKEYLTARYGAKDNTIEQAWTVLADGILNCPQGNNQQGTHESIFCGRPSLNNFQVSSWSKMENYYDPTTTEEAARIMLQVADKYKGNNNFEYDLVDVVRQSLADRGRIVYNHTVADFKSFDKKAFKKDSEEFLNLLLLQDKLLATRSEFRVGTWIESARNLGNNDEEKNLYEWNARVQITTWGNRYSANEGGLRDYAHKEWNGILKDFYYKRWEAYWKTLSDVLDGKPMVELDYYSMEEPWTKATNPYTSAPENDCVTVAKEVFAKAFGGNN, encoded by the coding sequence ATGAAGAAATTACTCAGTATATTTATGATGTGCTGGCTAACTTGCCAGTTGTTTGCTAATCCTATCACAGGAATGTTGGAACGAATCGATAAAGGTGCTTCCAAAAAATTTGCTATTGAATTAAAAAGTATCGGAGACAAAGATTATTTTGAGCTCGATCAGAAAGGTAACCAGGTAGTGGTACGTGCTAATAATTACGTAAGTGCGGCTTCCGGAATTAACTGGTATCTTAAATATTATGCAGGAGTGCATTTGTCATGGAATGGCATGGCAGCAAAATTACCTGCTGTTTTGCCTAAAGTGACAAAGAAAGAACGTCATGAAACTTCACTGAAACTACGTTACGATTTCAATTATTGTACATTCTCTTATTCTATGGCTTTCTGGGATTGGAAACGCTGGGAACAGGAAATCGACTGGATGGCATTGCATGGTATTAATTTACCGCTGGCTGTAGTAGGCGAGGAGTGTGTATGGTTTAATATGCTCAAAAAACTGGGCTACTCAAAAGAAGAAATAAATAAGTTTATTTCCGGACCAGCTTTCATGGCTTGGTGGGAAATGAATAATCTGGAAGGATGGGGAGGTCCGAATCCTGATTCATGGTATGTGCAGCAAACTGCATTACAAAAGAAGATTGTGAAACGCATGAGAGAATATGGCATTGAACCTGTATTTCCTGGTTACTCTGGAATGGTGCCTCATGATGCAAAAGAAAAATTAGGATTGAATGTAACTGAACCTGAGTTGTGGAATGGATATTTACGTCCTGCCTTTCTGCAACCAACCGACAGTCGTTTTAAAGAGATTGCAGCTTTATACTATAAAGAACAGGAAGCTCTTTTCGGCAAAGCTAATTACTACTCAATGGACCCTTTCCATGAAGCAAAAGGTATTGAGAAAGTAGATCTTGATGCTGCCGGAAAGGCAGTAATGGATGCTATGAAGAAAGTAAATCCGAAAGCGGTGTGGGTTGTTCAGGGATGGACAGAAAATCCACGGGAAGATATGATAAAGAATATGAAGAACGGAGATCTTCTGATACTCGACCTGTTCAGTGAATGTCGCCCAATGTGGGGAATGAAACCATCTCTATGGTACAGAGAAGGTGGATATAAACAACATGACTGGCTTTTCTGCATGCTCGAAAATTTTGGAGGAAATGTAGGACTACATGGACGTTTTGATCAGTTGCTGAATAATTTCTATGAAACAAGAAATAATCCATTGGCTCAACACTTGAAAGGTATAGGACTTACAATGGAGGGTATTGAAAACAATCCGATGATGTTTGAACTGATGACTGAATTACCATGGCGCTCAGAAAAGGTTACTAAAACAGGGTGGATTAAAGAATATCTGACAGCCAGATATGGAGCAAAAGATAACACAATAGAGCAAGCATGGACAGTATTAGCCGACGGCATATTAAATTGTCCGCAAGGAAATAACCAACAAGGCACTCATGAATCTATTTTCTGTGGCCGTCCGTCATTGAATAATTTCCAGGTTTCAAGCTGGTCAAAGATGGAGAATTATTATGATCCTACTACAACCGAAGAAGCTGCAAGGATTATGTTGCAGGTAGCCGACAAATATAAAGGAAACAATAACTTTGAATATGATTTGGTGGATGTTGTTCGTCAGTCGCTGGCCGATCGTGGACGAATTGTTTATAACCATACAGTAGCCGATTTCAAGAGTTTCGATAAGAAAGCCTTTAAGAAAGATTCCGAAGAATTCCTTAATTTATTGCTTTTGCAGGATAAATTGTTGGCTACTCGCAGTGAGTTCCGTGTAGGTACATGGATTGAAAGCGCTCGTAACCTGGGCAATAATGATGAAGAAAAGAACCTTTACGAATGGAATGCACGTGTTCAGATTACAACCTGGGGTAATCGTTATTCAGCCAATGAAGGTGGTTTGCGCGATTATGCTCACAAAGAATGGAACGGTATTTTGAAAGATTTCTATTACAAGCGTTGGGAGGCTTACTGGAAAACATTGTCTGATGTGCTCGATGGTAAACCAATGGTGGAACTTGATTATTATTCCATGGAAGAACCTTGGACAAAAGCTACAAATCCGTATACTTCTGCTCCTGAAAATGATTGTGTAACTGTGGCAAAAGAGGTCTTCGCAAAGGCTTTTGGTGGAAATAATTAA
- a CDS encoding erythromycin esterase family protein, whose product MGEKKGAMGCIFPTFHINKTVSKIEVKVKYKTEDCKELYLTVGSIGEGERINLIDTLQLPLNKEWTVSTQSAIVDNPLLLNLTIVASGVKQKKGKIWMSDLDIFIDGKNIDELSTNSHEPNVILKKQDVIRLENNNFKDLPFSEKKILAIGETVHGSSTMNDFAVEMIKNRIVNNNCRIVLLEIPLESSFYINRYIAGDQYFKLDTISTYFNDKLYSDSFISLIRWIKEYNLSSKEKVLFLGLDMNSIPLKSRVDLFNFFYTLNAEFNNNELNTICKLLLETKTPLKNVLSIFDANHDFENIFNKKESELIRYSIASIDQTSDSYYRFISRDSTMYENAKFVINNLLDANQSITIFEHLGHVSYHLVLSILDHYSFGYYMRNKYKSDYSCIALAAESGSILSSNLKEDNFKVEKLELAPSGSIESLINKLNIDSCYLSMEGLTCSDVLKMRFIGNSKRKDEFGFIIPKSRMDGVIFIKKVAEIHKRNNILKMNLNQSGLVMNSYIQALLKMKMIKKW is encoded by the coding sequence ATGGGTGAAAAAAAAGGGGCAATGGGATGCATATTTCCAACCTTTCATATAAATAAAACAGTCTCAAAGATTGAAGTGAAAGTTAAGTATAAAACAGAGGATTGCAAAGAATTGTATTTGACTGTAGGCTCTATTGGTGAAGGTGAAAGAATAAATTTAATCGATACACTTCAATTGCCATTGAATAAAGAATGGACTGTATCGACTCAATCTGCGATTGTAGATAATCCTTTATTATTGAATCTGACGATTGTAGCAAGTGGCGTTAAACAAAAAAAAGGGAAAATATGGATGTCTGATTTAGATATATTTATTGATGGAAAAAATATCGATGAATTATCAACTAATAGTCATGAACCCAATGTGATATTGAAAAAGCAGGATGTCATTCGTCTGGAAAATAACAATTTTAAAGATCTCCCATTTTCTGAAAAGAAAATACTTGCAATAGGAGAAACGGTACATGGCAGCAGTACAATGAATGATTTTGCTGTTGAGATGATTAAGAATCGAATTGTTAATAATAATTGTAGAATTGTTTTGCTTGAAATTCCTTTGGAATCATCTTTTTATATTAACAGGTATATTGCCGGAGATCAATATTTTAAATTGGATACTATTTCTACTTATTTTAATGATAAATTGTACTCAGACTCTTTTATATCTCTTATTCGTTGGATAAAAGAATATAATTTATCATCTAAGGAAAAGGTCTTATTCTTAGGACTTGATATGAATTCTATTCCTTTAAAAAGTAGGGTGGATTTGTTTAATTTCTTTTATACGCTTAATGCGGAATTCAATAATAATGAATTGAATACTATCTGTAAACTTTTGCTTGAAACGAAAACTCCTCTTAAAAATGTACTATCAATATTTGACGCGAATCATGATTTTGAGAACATATTCAATAAAAAAGAATCTGAACTGATACGATATAGCATTGCGTCGATAGATCAAACGTCCGATTCATATTATCGTTTTATAAGTAGAGACAGCACAATGTATGAAAATGCAAAATTCGTAATAAACAATCTGCTTGACGCAAACCAATCAATTACCATATTTGAACATCTTGGGCATGTAAGCTATCATCTGGTATTATCAATTCTGGATCATTACTCTTTTGGGTATTATATGAGAAATAAGTATAAAAGTGATTATTCGTGTATCGCATTGGCTGCAGAAAGTGGGTCTATTTTATCGTCAAACCTTAAGGAAGATAATTTTAAAGTTGAAAAACTAGAGCTTGCTCCATCCGGCAGCATCGAATCTCTTATAAATAAATTGAATATTGATTCATGCTATTTATCTATGGAAGGGCTTACTTGTTCTGATGTTCTTAAAATGAGATTTATTGGAAATAGTAAGAGGAAAGATGAATTTGGCTTTATAATTCCCAAATCAAGAATGGATGGCGTTATTTTTATTAAAAAGGTTGCCGAAATTCATAAAAGGAATAATATATTAAAAATGAATCTGAATCAAAGCGGATTAGTTATGAACTCTTACATACAAGCATTACTAAAAATGAAGATGATAAAAAAGTGGTGA
- a CDS encoding AraC family transcriptional regulator, with translation MNTHANHIIHEITPLSDKDCFYIAERYKKEFTYPIHSHQEFELNFTEKATGVRRIVGDSVEVVGEYDLVLITGKDLEHVWEQHECKSEEIREITIQFSSDLFFKSFINKNQFDSIRKMLERAQKGICFPMSAILKVYHLLDTLATEKEGFYAVIKFMTILYELSLCDDARTLSSSSFAKIGMHSDSRRVQKVQDYINDHYKEEIRLSKLADLVGMTSVSFSRFFKLRTGKNLSDFIIDIRLGFATRLLVDSTKSVAEICYECGFNNLSNFNRIFKKKKECSPKEFRDNYRKTKIVV, from the coding sequence ATGAATACACACGCTAATCACATTATACACGAAATAACACCTCTTTCTGATAAAGATTGTTTCTATATAGCAGAACGTTATAAGAAAGAGTTTACTTACCCCATACATAGTCATCAGGAATTTGAACTTAATTTTACTGAAAAGGCAACCGGAGTCAGACGTATTGTAGGCGATTCTGTAGAAGTGGTTGGCGAATATGATTTGGTTCTTATTACAGGTAAGGATTTAGAACATGTTTGGGAACAGCACGAATGTAAGTCGGAAGAGATAAGAGAGATTACGATTCAATTCTCATCAGACCTCTTTTTCAAGAGCTTTATTAATAAAAACCAGTTCGATAGTATCCGGAAGATGTTGGAGCGTGCTCAGAAAGGAATATGTTTTCCAATGTCAGCTATTCTTAAAGTATATCATCTGCTTGATACTCTTGCCACAGAAAAGGAAGGCTTTTATGCTGTGATTAAGTTTATGACTATACTTTACGAACTATCTCTTTGCGATGATGCACGTACTCTTTCTAGTTCATCATTCGCAAAAATAGGAATGCATTCTGATAGTCGCCGTGTACAGAAGGTTCAGGACTATATTAATGATCATTATAAAGAAGAAATTCGTTTGTCGAAACTAGCCGATTTGGTTGGAATGACTTCTGTTTCTTTCAGTCGCTTCTTTAAACTGCGTACAGGGAAAAATCTATCAGACTTTATTATTGATATTCGTTTGGGATTTGCTACTCGTTTGCTTGTTGACTCTACTAAATCCGTTGCTGAAATTTGTTACGAATGTGGGTTCAACAATCTTTCTAACTTCAATAGAATATTCAAAAAGAAAAAAGAGTGTTCACCAAAAGAGTTCAGAGATAACTATAGAAAGACAAAGATTGTTGTTTAG
- a CDS encoding mechanosensitive ion channel domain-containing protein: protein MENVITQSINNLLRLLGLSSEEANSLDQWVIFGIIIGIALLADFVCKVVLLKIIKKLVTKTKATWDDIVFDEKVTTKLCHIVAPVLIYFLYPIAFPETSTLHFFILKITEVYLIAVVMRFFITFCTAIYIVYDQIEKYHDRPLKGLLQTVQVIIFFVGGILIFSVLFDKSPASLLAGLGASAAVLMLVFKDSIMGFVSGIQLSANNMLRPGDWISMPKYNADGVVIDVTLNTVKVRNWDNTITTIPPYALVSDSFQNWRGMHESGGRRVKRSINVDMNSVKFCTPEMLEKFRKIALLKDYIEETEEKLKAYNQECGVDDSVLVNGQRQTNLGVFRAYLERYLRSLSAVNQEMNLMVRHLQPTEKGIPMELYFFSISKVWVEYETLQADVMDHVLAVISEFDLAVFQNPTGADFRSIKK from the coding sequence ATGGAAAATGTGATTACTCAATCAATTAATAATCTTCTTCGCCTTCTTGGACTCTCGTCTGAGGAGGCGAATAGTTTAGATCAATGGGTTATTTTTGGAATAATTATCGGGATTGCTTTATTGGCCGACTTTGTTTGCAAGGTGGTTTTGCTCAAAATCATAAAGAAGCTTGTAACCAAAACCAAAGCAACATGGGATGATATTGTTTTTGATGAAAAGGTTACTACTAAGCTTTGTCATATTGTAGCTCCTGTACTTATTTACTTCTTATATCCTATTGCTTTTCCGGAAACGTCAACTCTTCACTTTTTTATTTTAAAGATTACTGAGGTATATCTCATTGCGGTTGTGATGCGATTTTTTATCACATTCTGTACCGCGATATATATTGTTTACGATCAGATTGAAAAGTATCACGACCGTCCGCTTAAAGGATTACTGCAAACAGTGCAGGTTATTATCTTTTTTGTTGGTGGCATACTCATCTTTAGTGTGTTGTTTGATAAATCTCCGGCCTCTCTTCTTGCCGGATTGGGTGCTTCGGCAGCTGTGCTGATGTTAGTATTCAAGGATAGCATAATGGGGTTTGTTTCCGGTATTCAGTTATCAGCCAATAACATGCTTCGTCCGGGCGACTGGATTTCAATGCCTAAATATAATGCCGATGGTGTTGTTATTGATGTTACCTTAAACACGGTGAAGGTTCGCAACTGGGATAATACAATTACTACAATACCACCCTATGCATTGGTAAGTGATTCTTTTCAGAACTGGAGAGGAATGCACGAATCAGGAGGACGTCGTGTAAAGCGTTCCATTAATGTTGATATGAACAGTGTGAAGTTTTGCACACCCGAGATGCTGGAAAAATTTCGAAAGATTGCCCTGTTGAAGGATTATATTGAAGAAACAGAAGAAAAACTAAAAGCCTATAATCAGGAATGTGGCGTTGATGATTCTGTACTGGTTAACGGACAAAGACAGACGAATCTTGGTGTGTTTCGTGCATATCTTGAACGTTACTTAAGAAGCCTTTCTGCGGTTAATCAGGAAATGAATCTTATGGTGAGACATCTGCAACCAACAGAAAAAGGAATCCCGATGGAACTTTACTTTTTTTCCATCTCAAAAGTATGGGTTGAATACGAAACATTGCAGGCTGATGTAATGGATCACGTACTTGCAGTTATATCCGAATTCGATTTAGCAGTATTCCAAAACCCCACTGGTGCTGATTTTCGCTCGATCAAAAAATAA